A DNA window from Deltaproteobacteria bacterium contains the following coding sequences:
- a CDS encoding IS91 family transposase codes for MGAPRSVRPPLDIADIFRTHGEEYRQRHALSREQRATMRAIVTCRTAARGGHLDVCDQCGYARPAYNSCRNRHCPKCEALREARWIEARMARLVPSHYFHVVFTLPATLRPLVLRNRRRLFTLLFRAATQTLLTVGRDPARLGARLGVTAVLHTWTRDLQFHPHLHCIVTGGGLALDPPRWIATARRHLFPVRVLSRLFRGKFLAALARAYAAGHLDLAGGCTPLADPHAFARFKDQLYRQDWIVYAKRPFAGPRQLFRYLGRYTHRVGLSNHRLRAVTATSVRFATKHGHDVTLAPEEFIRRFLLHVLPRGFVKIRHCGLFAPGPAASRAREHARRLLGATPAEPLTPGPREDWRTLLRRLTGLDLAHCPRCSRGTMVAVPLPSRAPGPGRAPPASACA; via the coding sequence CTGGGTGCTCCTCGCTCCGTTCGACCGCCACTCGACATCGCCGACATCTTCCGCACCCACGGCGAGGAGTATCGCCAGCGGCACGCGCTCTCCCGCGAGCAACGCGCGACCATGCGCGCCATCGTCACCTGCCGCACAGCCGCCCGCGGCGGGCACCTCGACGTGTGCGACCAGTGCGGGTACGCCCGCCCGGCGTACAACTCCTGCCGCAATCGCCACTGCCCGAAGTGCGAGGCCTTGCGCGAGGCGCGCTGGATCGAGGCGCGCATGGCCCGCCTCGTGCCGAGCCACTACTTCCACGTCGTCTTCACCCTGCCCGCCACGCTCCGCCCGCTGGTCCTGCGCAACCGCCGACGGCTCTTCACGCTGCTGTTCCGCGCCGCCACGCAGACGCTCCTCACCGTCGGCCGCGATCCCGCCCGGCTGGGGGCACGCCTCGGCGTGACCGCCGTGCTGCACACCTGGACCCGCGACCTCCAGTTCCATCCCCACCTCCACTGCATCGTCACGGGTGGGGGCCTCGCGCTCGACCCGCCGCGGTGGATCGCCACCGCCCGCCGCCACCTCTTTCCGGTGCGCGTCCTCAGCCGCCTCTTCCGAGGCAAGTTTCTCGCCGCCCTCGCCCGCGCGTACGCCGCCGGCCACCTCGACCTCGCCGGCGGCTGCACCCCGCTCGCCGACCCCCACGCCTTCGCCCGCTTCAAGGATCAGCTCTACCGCCAGGACTGGATCGTCTACGCCAAGCGCCCCTTCGCGGGCCCGCGCCAGCTCTTCCGCTACCTCGGCCGCTACACGCATCGCGTCGGACTCTCCAATCACCGCCTGCGCGCCGTCACGGCCACCAGTGTGCGCTTCGCGACCAAGCACGGGCACGACGTCACGCTCGCCCCCGAGGAGTTCATCCGCCGCTTCCTGCTCCACGTCCTACCCCGTGGCTTCGTCAAGATCCGTCACTGCGGTCTCTTCGCGCCGGGCCCGGCGGCGTCCCGCGCCCGCGAGCACGCCCGCCGCCTGCTCGGCGCCACCCCGGCTGAGCCGCTGACCCCCGGACCGCGAGAGGACTGGCGCACGCTCCTGCGTCGCCTCACCGGCCTCGATCTCGCTCACTGCCCGCGCTGTTCGCGCGGCACGATGGTCGCGGTGCCACTCCCATCCCGCGCGCCCGGTCCCGGACGGGCCCCGCCCGCATCGGCATGCGCGTGA